In a single window of the Spirochaetaceae bacterium genome:
- a CDS encoding ABC transporter permease, whose protein sequence is MSTPHDSTLGEETAAGAQQLDERYFVASSWTLMRRKFLRHRLALIGGVVLTVVYLMAVFADFLAVSGRDRRYPEHLYAPPTRVRLVHEDGLRAPFVYGLQVTRDPVTRAKVFTIDRGRTYPVRFLVTGYEYRLFGLITTRLHLLGVDEGAVLFPFGTDSLGRDMLTRVLHGARVSLSIGLVGVALSFLLGCLLGGISGFFGGAVDMLVQRIIEFLQALPTIPLWMALAAAVPIEWPALRVYFMITVILSVIGWTGLARVVRGKLLQLRTEDYVTAAAIGGSTPMTIILRHLLPGFLSYLIVHLTLAIPYMILGETALSFIGIGLRPPVVSWGVMLQQAQNVRTISLHPWLLIPGLFVVIVVLCFNFVGDGLRDAADPYRR, encoded by the coding sequence GTGAGTACCCCGCACGACAGTACCCTCGGAGAGGAAACAGCCGCCGGCGCGCAGCAGCTCGACGAGCGCTACTTCGTCGCCTCGAGCTGGACCCTGATGCGGCGCAAGTTCCTGCGCCACCGGCTGGCGCTGATCGGCGGCGTGGTGCTGACGGTGGTCTACCTGATGGCCGTGTTCGCCGACTTTCTCGCCGTGTCGGGGCGCGACCGGCGCTACCCGGAACACCTGTACGCGCCGCCCACCCGGGTGCGCCTGGTGCACGAGGACGGCCTGCGGGCCCCGTTCGTGTACGGGCTGCAGGTCACCCGCGACCCGGTAACGCGCGCCAAGGTGTTCACCATCGACCGCGGCCGGACGTACCCGGTCAGGTTCCTCGTGACCGGCTACGAGTACCGGCTGTTCGGGCTGATCACGACCCGCCTGCACCTGCTGGGCGTCGACGAGGGGGCGGTGCTGTTTCCGTTCGGGACCGACAGCCTGGGCCGCGACATGCTGACGCGGGTGCTGCACGGGGCGCGCGTATCGCTTTCCATCGGCCTGGTGGGGGTGGCGCTCAGCTTCCTGCTCGGCTGCCTGCTCGGCGGCATCTCCGGCTTCTTCGGCGGCGCGGTCGACATGCTGGTGCAGCGCATCATCGAGTTCCTGCAGGCCCTGCCCACCATTCCGCTGTGGATGGCGCTGGCGGCCGCGGTGCCGATCGAGTGGCCGGCGCTGCGCGTCTATTTCATGATTACGGTGATCCTGAGCGTGATCGGCTGGACCGGCCTGGCGCGGGTGGTGCGCGGCAAACTACTGCAGTTGCGTACCGAGGACTACGTTACCGCGGCCGCAATCGGCGGCTCCACCCCGATGACCATCATCCTGCGCCACCTGCTGCCCGGCTTCCTGAGCTACCTGATCGTCCACCTGACGCTGGCCATTCCGTACATGATCCTGGGCGAGACCGCCTTGAGCTTCATCGGCATCGGCCTGCGCCCGCCGGTGGTGAGCTGGGGGGTAATGCTGCAACAGGCGCAGAACGTGCGCACGATCTCGCTGCACCCCTGGCTGCTGATCCCCGGCCTGTTCGTGGTGATCGTGGTGCTGTGCTTCAACTTCGTCGGCGACGGCCTGCGCGACGCCGCCGACCCCTACCGCCGCTAG
- a CDS encoding ABC transporter permease, with the protein MARYLLRRVAYMIALLILLSFVVFVIIQLPPGDYLTTYIATLEARRIPVTESLLEGLREQYGLDQPLHVQYFKWARNFLQGDMGDSFSQNRDVVKVIGERLALSVTLSISTLILVYLIAVPIGIYSATHPHSFGDYVATVFGFLGLATPNFLLALILMYLAFTYFGWSPGGLFSREYMSAAWSFGKVIDLLKHLPIPLTVIGTAGTAEIIRILRASLLDELSKQYVITARSKGMAEGAILFKYPVRVALNPIISTVGYLLPAIISGETLVAIVLSLPTIGPLLLVALQAQDMYLAGAIVMLLGALILVGNLISDLLLATVDPRIRFGVRAQA; encoded by the coding sequence ATGGCTCGCTACCTGCTGCGGCGCGTCGCCTACATGATCGCGCTGCTCATTCTGCTCTCGTTCGTCGTGTTCGTGATCATCCAGTTGCCGCCGGGCGACTACCTGACCACCTACATCGCGACCCTGGAAGCGCGCCGCATACCGGTCACGGAATCGTTGCTGGAGGGACTGCGCGAGCAATACGGGCTCGACCAGCCGCTGCACGTGCAGTACTTCAAGTGGGCACGGAACTTCCTGCAGGGCGACATGGGCGATTCGTTCTCCCAGAACCGAGACGTGGTCAAGGTGATCGGCGAGCGGCTCGCCCTGTCGGTGACCCTGTCGATCTCGACGTTGATCCTGGTGTACCTGATCGCGGTGCCGATCGGCATCTACTCCGCCACCCATCCACACTCGTTCGGCGACTATGTGGCCACCGTGTTCGGGTTCCTGGGCCTGGCCACGCCCAACTTCCTGCTCGCCCTGATCCTGATGTACCTGGCGTTCACCTACTTCGGGTGGAGCCCCGGCGGGCTGTTCTCGCGCGAGTACATGTCAGCGGCGTGGAGCTTCGGCAAGGTGATCGACCTGCTCAAGCACCTGCCGATCCCGCTTACCGTGATCGGCACCGCCGGCACCGCCGAGATCATCCGCATCCTGCGCGCCTCGCTGCTCGACGAACTGAGCAAGCAGTACGTGATCACCGCCCGCTCCAAGGGCATGGCCGAGGGCGCCATCCTGTTCAAGTACCCGGTGCGCGTGGCGCTCAACCCGATCATCAGCACCGTCGGCTACCTGCTGCCGGCGATCATCTCCGGCGAGACGCTGGTCGCGATCGTGCTGAGCCTGCCCACCATCGGGCCGCTGCTGCTGGTGGCGCTGCAGGCGCAGGACATGTATCTGGCCGGCGCCATCGTGATGCTGCTCGGCGCCCTGATCCTGGTCGGCAACCTGATCTCCGACCTGCTGCTGGCGACGGTCGATCCGCGCATCCGGTTCGGGGTGCGGGCGCAGGCGTGA